The nucleotide window GAGCTTGACCACctcctaaaaaatatattaagtcATAAAAAACTGCTAAATGTtgttagaaacaaaaaaaatagaatactACCAAGGAAGTATTGCATAGTGTGAGTTCCATATATAATACAACTACAATTGCGACCAACGCACTGATCTAATGTTCTGTACCAATGACTCCAAGCAACTCCAGTTGATATACTAGATGCTGCACCTGCTGCAATAACTAGCAAATATGCAAGAGATAATCGTTTTTCGGCAGAAAGCTGATCCATTTTCTAAAATGGtttaatacatttaaatatataagattagatTAGAGCAGTATAATAAAAGAGGATTAggaatagtttcaaaatatatttacctcttcatgaaatttatcaatttttaataaagttttatttttgatgaatcaccgttaatttaaaaatataaagtatttactgtaaaaagttttttcaagttgATGTAAGgtgtttccttttttttgtgtttatcaaCAACTCTCTATAACATCACGTTAACGCGcctgtcttcttctttttatatctCCTCGAATTATTGAGCTTTTTTAATTGTCATAACTATCCATAACAcacaattcaaattaataaaatttattcttattgaagtatatattcataatttaattcTTATTACATAGCAACTTAAATGATTAGTAAATAGCGCTTCAATAAACTAGGTTTCAAAAATATAGTCATGTGACTTCAGGTTTCAAATCGCAATGCTGGAGAATCAAACCAAGATCTATGTGCATCTCTGTTTATTATACTCTTTTGAAATTATCCATCCTTTTTAAACCTGGTGATTGACAAATTCATCTGAAAAAGTCTTTTTGAACTATCGGAGATTTATAGAGGTTTCTTATTTTGGCttttacaaaaagaaatcttgaaaaattaaattataatcaatttaaattcaCATTATGTCTTCCTTAAACGACAGCAACGATGTTTATTCTTCAACTTATCCAAATACATCAGGATTTCAAGGTAATAATATTCTTCCAATATTTCTTAACCTAACTTATtgttacataaattttaaggaaCAGTTAGACCATTTTCTTCGCCGTATTTAAATTTCGATCCCGGATATATTCCTCAAACGCAACCAGAATTTATATTTCTGGATGGAGCTAGTAAACAAAGAGGTCGGTTCGAGCTTGCTTTTGGTCAAATTGGCGGATCGTGTATGATAGGAGCTGCATTAGGTGGTGCCTCTGGTTTCTATAATGGATTAAAAGCTAGTACATTAGCAGGTCAGACTGGTAAACTTAGACGAACACAGTAAGTAATTTCAAGCCATCCTAACAAGTTTTatctcaaatattattttagattatTGAATCATATTATGAAAAAAGGAGGGGCTACTGCAAATACATTTGGATCAGTAGCTGTGATATATTCTGCTTTTGGAGTGATTCTATCATGGGCTAGAGGGAATGATGACGACCTTAACACAGTTGTAGCAGCTACCGCAACAGGATGTCTCTATAAATCAACGGGCAAGTATTTGCTTTTGTTTCTTCAAAGGCTCtgtaacaattttaaattattgaaattcatattatcCATTCTTTTGTATTTATTGCTATTCAGGAATCACAGATATACTGAAAGCTAAGAGCACCAGAGTCAGACAATGTACCTACAGCTGACATTTTCTAGTTTGATTATCAGGATCAAGAAAAGTATCATTGTCTCCATCTATCTGTTACTAGGTAAATTAGAAATAGGATCCCCTTCATGTATTTACCATATTAAACAACTTACTTTCTGCCATTTAGTGGAGTAAACAACACATGTTTGGGTTGATGTCAAGTAAATTGTGATATTTCTGTGAATTCTACTAAGATTTTGCTATGGTAAATACTCTTGAATGCAGACtcttaaaattcaaattgagaGTATATACTTGATATTTTGAGTTTTCTGTTACTTTATGGTGATAACCATTTAAAAGCGAGGCTTGaaaagttacttttttttttaatgatgggtacacatatttttgatttgtatcaATGGTTGACATGTTATGCTGACTATAGGTAAACCGAAGAATATGTTGTATCACAAAgtagatgaaaataaattagggtaaaaatatgaacagctttgtttaatttcatatttctaagAGTTGAAAATCGatcttgatgcaaaaaattacaaaatcagATGTAAAAGGTTTCATGTGTCGCCATTCAAATTTATCCCAGGGTATTAGCCAAAAtgtaactaaaattttttgaaaaataatttttactcaaGTACTTActaaaatatgcatttttcaGATACTGATAATGatgttttttgtatcttttatttaaataatcagAATTATActgtttttcaacatttcatttatttcaattttgttattagtttaGCAGTATTAACAGACTGTCTACTACTGGTACTAGTGATGTCTGACCTTGGTCATGCCATGTTTGGTGTAGGACAATTTGcactattaaataaaaaaatgcatctgcattttaaaatgctttttgtttttgaaaaaatatcctCACTAAAGTGTCTGCCACTGGTGCTCTTACCTTATGTACTTGTTCTCTGTTATTTGCGCATTTATTCTGTTCTATGTGTGTATAGGGTTTATAAAATTGTAATCTCATCTTTCcaaatttgtacattttcttTATGACATTTCACATCTATCCCAAATTTAATGCAATAGCTTCATAATGtgatttatttcactttttttgctaattattaCTGTTCTTGGCCTCGAACTTGAACTGGTCCTGCataatgttattaaatttttgtatatttgattttttttctggaatGTTTCTAATTGCCTAATATTGCACTGATTTTTTATACAtgaatcttgttttttttaccagtttttccttttatgatattgaaaatatacatttttttagcgGGACTCAAAAAATGTGGTTTAGGAGGAGCAATAGGATTTGGATTATCAACAGCATATGCTCTTTGGaacaatagagaaaaattaGCAGGATTACGTCAATTCAATCCAGCGTAagatttagttttaaaatacaTAAGGATGAATAGGATAATTATGGAAGTAATATTCTTCTTACAAAACATGCTTTCATAAAACTAGTCAGTCAAAAATCATTAGTTTTTGGTATAATTGTGAGTTCataattatgaagatttttttcaataaatattctcaaaatttattcaattcttttagGTATTTCGAGAATGATTAGGATAAACAATTATacagttttaataaatatatagtgtAATATATGTTTGCTCAATTGTTTTTCATTcgtttgtttgatttcttcttctactcttctttctttttactttttcaagaGTTGGAAACGGGCCCCTCTTCCATTATGATCTGTCTATAATCTTTCCAAtctcaatgttttttttttgttaatatatgtCTTTATTCTTAATATATGTATACCCAATTCACTTATTgttcatttttcataatattgattcttattttattacttaGCTATTATTActtctttcattattttgtcCCTCTATTGTTCACAGGTATTTCTCAATTccattatgtttatttttgtatctcCTAATTTTCACTACATATGTTGATAATGTTAAAGgattatatatttccatttttgcaTCTATGTCTATTATGGTGATTATGCATCAAATTTCAATGTTCTATTAACAAGATATTCATAAATAGTTACTATTTCTTAAGTACTAtccttatattttattgttttgaagatcaaaatttttcattattgatgATGCACCACATAATTTAAGgcttataatcaatttataagaaTTTAGATTAACCTCAGTAAATTAGAtctttttgataaatatgacTTATTTAGTTTTGTATTGAAGAATGCAGCTAGGAAAATCTAcacatttgtttgtttttaaagctgtttgtttttatttagctgaaacaaaaaataaggaaCAGAAAGTGTTgatgtgtttattttatataatttcaaccTTACACCAAATctttattttgtgtatttttagctgtgattgtttttgtttaatctCTATTCCATAATGtgacattgtttttttatataatttatatatatatctaagaattatagaaataaatatttgaatttatcaatttttgactaACAACTCTTATTATAGAAAATCAAGTGAATAActaaaattgttacaaaaaccTGACGAATGTATACATTCAATGTGCATGTATTTTGTGCCTGTGTCTTTTGATTATTTGTTAGGTAATATTAGAGATGGCACTGAAATTCCCATTACAATCATTTCCTAAATCGTGTAATCAATTAAAggaaatttaatgttttttttttgttacattattgGGATTCCAATTAAGTGCTTTATTGTAGCCCTGGAAGTTATTGGAAGGAACTGGGAAAGTTTTAGGAAAATATGAGGAGTGGTAGTAATAGTTTAATTGCAAATATTATCACTTCCTGAAATGATACCAGATATATAGGAAAGGTATAAAGTACTGATACTTATATATGAAATTCTCTTCCACTGTATCAAACTATCTAGACCACTATACGAAGACTGAGTTAATATGTGTAAGTGGCGTTTTTAAAACGCCCTCATTCTCAAAAACcctattttaaattaaacagTAGAAActaaaacaaactaaaatttgCTTGTGGTTGTTGAAATATCTGGATTATTTTTTTCGAGAATTgacaaaaaacaaatgtttaagtattaacaaataataatttagtcATTTATTTAGAATCAGTATGATGATTGAAAGAGTCTCTAAAATTTTCGCTCTACAAAGGATACTTGTGATACCATAATCCAGGTCATTGTTTTGTTGACACTTCAACATTggtttttttgtcatttcttcCAAAAAAGCCAATTGATTGTATTTTACCAAGTTTTATTTGTATGTGAAACTGTAAACATAAACTCTTTTATTTTTCAGCTTATAAACCATTTGGTGTTGAGAATAGAGGTTGACCATGATctaagatataaaatattttggcaaCAATTTTGAGCAgctcgtataatttttttgattaatttccaaatatttaggAAGCTTATGGAGCCCTAATCAAGCAAATTGTGGCAATTTTTCACTTGATTCtaaaagttcaattttatttgtgaGAGGCTGCATATTCCAAAATGctttaaaaagtgaaataaaagaAAGTTGGTATCTTTTAGACACGTTACGTTCCTTatgttgaaattaattatagattaaatcaaaaaaccaggacgaaaaacataaaacaaagcTTTGATCATCATATTACCAGTAGTTTCCGATATACATGTGAACTTAGCTTATTGTTGCATACCCTGTACACAGTCATTACAAATTCATTTCAATGTGAAAGGGTGAATCTATTGATCCATTTACTATTGGCTTctaaataataatgagaataatTGTTAATTCAAGTTATTCACTAGGATTTTCTATTAAGATTGTCGTTAGTtgatttaagtttttttattttgacaggCAAAGGTAAAGCAGTAAAATGGATATCAACGAAGTTCCCGAATTcccattatttattaaaaaaatgtacaaatttccAGAATAATTATTTCCGCTGTATATATATTGGAATAGAATGTCCTCTCTATAAAatgtagaaatatattttaatacattatgATCACTTTGTACTAATTAATGTTCATGTATAGATGATCAAAGTTCggctattttctttttccaaataaatttttgtggaCTCTAGTTACtatcaaacataaattttagTCTACTTCGTTTCGATAAAATTGATAAcacagaaaattttgttgaaattgaaattttgctttATTTGTATTGGAGAGAGTATTTTTCAGCATTATTATTGCCatttagttgaaattattttccataGTTCTATAGTACAGTCAAGAATGCTATATGAGATCagaataaaaacttttctgATTATCACATTAGtttgattattaattgatttttgtaaaaattattggattaacaaattccatttttcaattttgatataattttattttcaaaattaacagaattattatcaataaatttaaaacgtaacgaaaaaaaaacatttaccaaagaaaactaatatttaGATTAGATTACAATAATGAATTCTTTAAATTCCTTGTTAAATAGACATCGTCCTAGTATAAAGTTCTTTCTCATTTCTTCtttcaagaaaattttcatattggTATATTATCTATTACATCAAAGAAATCAGTAATCTTAATGTATAGTTCAAGAACGAACATTCAACCTTGTTAGTATTataggtataaaaaaattttattgttccATTTATATCACTAAAGTTTCCACGTCTTTTGCTTTATTCAGCCAAATGGTAAGTTAAGTCAAacatatatctgacaaaaattGTAGGTCATTCAATTTTCCGTTAAAACTTTTCTTCCCTAAGAATCATAGTTTTGgagatacaaatatttaaaatgtttaataattttcccTACATTCACTGATCTACTGTGATCCTGACTATAAATTGGGCAAAAATAGggtaattttcagaaaatatcgaaaaatcccTTAAACTCGagctatattttcaaaatgtatttaatgATGAAATTGAATTTCCGTTACATTACCAAGGTAACTGTCTTGTTTTTGcgtgtagaaaaaaattatagtcaaaaaataCATGATGTACTCCAGAATTCAACCAATTAACtcacttttattaaaaatcttacaatataatatatttaaagcaAAAAGCTTCAATTACTATCACACCCTTTCTCGTAATTCTTTGAAAAGGAACTAGACAAAGTACCTTCACATTAATCACTTAAGGTGCATTCCACAAAGCACCACGACCACGATATTTCCCTTTCCACTTAGTCCAGAGCATTATAATCGTAAACCCAAATAGAATGGATTACGAGACGTTATGAGtgttgagataaatattaagaaatggcaaaatagaaaaaataaagcgaaagccctaagaggttatgttataatttgtaagttattgaatattttagtgGAGTGCTTAACTGatttacattaaagtaaaatcagAATATCTTCTACggcaatagtaaaatatttggtcgTGCATTACAAGAATACTTCAAAAAAACTTATTAGATCCCATATCCCATCAAATAATGATTGAACACTTATGAGTTCAATAAGTAGccacttttttgaaaatatacctgTCAAAATTAACAAGACACAGAAAACAAAAGTTTTGACACAGAACGTTCGACATCTCGATCGTTACCGATAAGTGTAGCAGTAGCCACAAAACATAAATCATACCCAAAGGTATGCTCCATTTatgtaattatatatatatatatatatatatatatatatatatatatatacagcaATTTGCTGAATTTAACTGTTTATATACTAGTCATTcaagtttaataatttatttccaaattagtCTGAAATTCTAGTTAGTGACTAGATTTTGAACTACTAATTGTTGGCTATGATGCTCAAAGGGAAGACGTACATTTGTCTTCTATTTTTAACCTCTCtatatttttagaagaaaagttttggttttattgttacatggaaaaattatatatatatataatttctttcatTAGTATAAGTAAATCATGCACGACGAAAATAAAGGTAAAATGAACAATTTACGACCTCATCAAAATGAACTACATCAATTGGGAGAATTAGCAGGAGTTTATATGGATTCCAAAGTATTTAGGTGAATTAAATGTTTGAATAAGTAAAATTACTCAAATATCCgtgtatttattatttctaattttatactaaattccttaaaatatacatataaatattgagCAAGGACTTTTTTAGATTACTTGTGGAATTATTGAACATGGGATATGATCCAGATACAATTTACAATCTATTGAGAATTATCAAAAGATCGAAAACTTCAAAGTCTAGATCATcaacaatttctcaaaaaacgAAAAGTTAGATAATTTAACTATTATTGAgcatatttttacttatttaaataaaaatttatgttctctttttaaaagattttactatttaatttatcaatttacaattttttgtaatggaatactttttatattaatagaatGAATCATAACTATTGTTGCTACTATATtgtaagttaaattttaaaaaggtgtgaaaaaaaacaaaacccAGACTGGAATTGAATTCAATATCTGGTAACACAGCATTAAAGTATAAATTAAGGTTGGTTTATGcagacaaaattaaaaatcaacattAAACTAACACAAATTTAATCACTATTTGAATGACACTGAAATGGTACATGTAGATCATGCAGGAAATTAAGAGAAAATTAAACTTACAGTTGGccaaattttaacttttaactAACAAAGAGAGGAGGAGTCATATGGAGACGAtgacataattataaaataataataatgtaaatgcTGACAGAACATTTCCCCCATTATTTGTGTTCAAATGTttgagaacatttttttatattatcaacaGACATATGTTAAcacaataaatatcatttttcattatactttATTCAGCATTCTTGTTTCCTTTTTATTCATTAAGTAATTCTAGAAGGAAGCAGTCTTTGTTCAAATCATCAAATTAAGAATCGTTAAGTATAAAATAGAatgttaaaaaaagttaattttcacTTAGGTAATTTAACTCGGGTATATCAAACGGGCCGCGCGCCTTCgtgaattttagaattccactaGAACAGTGTGAATACTCCGAGCATTCAAACTACAGATTCCAGGTTCGAATCTGGTCTGggaagatttattttttaatgtttttatgtgtacagaactaaataaaaatatttagtagtattttaaatgataaaattataaaaaccgattttttataacaaaacaatataatatatgtAGCTATATAAAGAAAGCATCTGGCATCAGTAATTAATGATTCATTAATCACTGCCGTGATTAATGGGTGTTATTGTTCGAGCAAGCAGACATATAATGGGCACATTATACAACAGTAAtggataaataaaatcaaaagcGAATATTGTGTGTATGAATTCCATTTTAAAcgacaaataataatttaatttgagatCTCTTCCTCATTATCTAATTATCTAATCTTTTACATTCCGAAAGAGGTTGTTCAAGAGATGATCTTGATATATGATGAAGATGGTCTTTGTAGGGATTCAGAAGACCTAAATACCATAGGGCTGAacggaacgaaatagaaaagtaaccgaagaattaaaataaattgacgGAGTGACGGATTTGATCCAGAAACTTATCTATTCAAAGACGAGtctgaaatgaaaaacaatatttctattaaaatggAAGAAGTTTTCTACTACGAAGCaggatatttcaattttgaaaaacgtCCAATATCGACGAGAAGATTTCGACattgaaaaacgatatttttgtcaatatggATGACAAGGCTTCTACCGTGAAAGATGATATTTTGACCATGAAGGAACgatattttgtcattgaaaactGACATAGCTGCTGACaaggaaaatagaattttatctGATATCAACAGGATGACAACGATGAATGAGGAGATACAATCTGACATGGAGAATAAAAGGACAACAATTGATAAGAAAAtcaaaaagttaaagaaaaagatTTCAAATTCAAGAATAGACATTCTAGTAGAAGAAAAGAAGATCGAATAAACATAATCTTGCAATACAGAAACAAAACTACTCAAGACCGAAGATAATGGCAGTTTAACACGAGTCAAGGCCCCAAGGTTTGACTGTAAGACGTCTTGGACCAATTACGTTAAACAGTTTGAGGCAGAAAATACCTTTTAAATAAGCTGACGACTTCGAATCGCTGAAGAAGAGGTTGAACATGCGCTATGGTCACGAACATCTAGAACACCTGTACCAATCGCAGCTGAAAAAACGAAGGTAGAAGCGCGACGAAACTCTTCAAGAGTACGAAGTTGACATTGCCCGATTTGCTTATTCATCAACACCTGAGAACATGATAGAAATTCAGGCATTCATTGATGGCTTGCGCTACCATGACATGCAGAAGACGCTTCGTTTACCCCATTCGAAAACTTTAGTAGATGCCCTGATTGCTCCTCTTGAATATAATGCAGCCACGAAGGAATACAATCATACAATAAAAAGGTGACGAGAATAAATTGAACCAGATCGTGAATTTGTTGAAAGGTACGGTTAACAAGAGGCCGAGAAAGAGCAAACGTCGAAATTGTGATAAACCAGGACATGCACGCAGATTGTGTAAGCGTCTCTGGACTTCCGCAACAACAAAGTCCTGTCAGAGAGGAGTCACCTACAAGGAAGCAGCACCTATCCATGATTGTAACCTTGTCTCCTACTACAGTTGTCACCAAAAGCCAACAACCTGTAAGGATGGTCGTACCTCGCAGACTGTGCCGAATCTAAGGAAGCCACAATTTCAAGAACTACAGTGTTCAACGAAAAATAGTCACCCACGAGGATCAATGAAGATCTGGAGAATGGTCCTCGCCTAAAAATGATTCGGCGATGGAAGAAAGGAAATCAGCGACCTACCTGGCAAGAAGTGTCAAGATTTTCACTGGCACTAAAAGCATATTGGGCTCAATGGGACTCCCTTTTGTTAGAAGAAGGCTAGTAATTGCAAGAACGATAGTAGCCGTGGTACTCAAGAAATTACACGACAGTCC belongs to Diorhabda carinulata isolate Delta chromosome X, icDioCari1.1, whole genome shotgun sequence and includes:
- the LOC130901687 gene encoding mitochondrial import inner membrane translocase subunit Tim23 isoform X1, whose product is MSSLNDSNDVYSSTYPNTSGFQGTVRPFSSPYLNFDPGYIPQTQPEFIFLDGASKQRGRFELAFGQIGGSCMIGAALGGASGFYNGLKASTLAGQTGKLRRTQLLNHIMKKGGATANTFGSVAVIYSAFGVILSWARGNDDDLNTVVAATATGCLYKSTAGLKKCGLGGAIGFGLSTAYALWNNREKLAGLRQFNPAYFEND
- the LOC130901687 gene encoding mitochondrial import inner membrane translocase subunit Tim23 isoform X2, which translates into the protein MSSLNDSNDVYSSTYPNTSGFQGTVRPFSSPYLNFDPGYIPQTQPEFIFLDGASKQRGRFELAFGQIGGSCMIGAALGGASGFYNGLKASTLAGQTGKLRRTQLLNHIMKKGGATANTFGSVAVIYSAFGVILSWARGNDDDLNTVVAATATGCLYKSTAGLKKCGLGGAIGFGLSTAYALWNNREKLAGLRQFNPAQR